A single window of Dermochelys coriacea isolate rDerCor1 chromosome 14, rDerCor1.pri.v4, whole genome shotgun sequence DNA harbors:
- the LOC119842476 gene encoding zinc finger protein 566-like isoform X5 codes for MMLLPTEAFENQEIDLRIDMSKERLACLIKEREEAKADEEMQSEKLLKQMEAERQRILCKWKDLRGFLEKQEQLLLSQLEKLDRAIVKRRDKSISELSQEISLLSELLNQRGGENEQEPLSQSVQGVGSSGSSREDSTLQKPESGFVELEKRLGDFSQRSAILLELLQGFKETLRLELDSDIGFLIPKPDMIARVEWDKEPWVPDLQCSKEREMLRNICTAGDGMMSGNEEENPQQEGLEQVEPHGTVSGISKANVSQSPDLEEAHENRCRSERQQENYQGKMQGKSTHRGEGSEDLNETVIQLRIGTKKKQHECIECGKKFNHKSNLTRHQKLHTGEKPFMCSDCGKTFTRRSHLISHQTTHSDQKPYPCCECGDRFTRCSNLISHQRIHMGERPYKCPDCGKSFSSKSNRTVHQRIHTGVKPYKCADCGESFIQSSHLFVHQRTHTGERPYTCPDCGKSYKAKVALISHQKVHRRWELSLWGNGSVPTCNKL; via the exons AAACAGATGGAAGCCGAGAGACAGAGGATCCTCTGTAAATGGAAGGATCTACGTGGGTTTCTGGAgaagcaggagcagctgctgctgtcccagCTGGAAAAGCTGGACAGAGCCATTGTCAAGAGAAGGGATAAGAGCATCTCTGAACTGTCCCAGGAGATTTCTCTGCTCAGTGAACTGCTCAatcagaggggaggagagaacgAGCAGGAGCCACTGAGCCAGTCTGTACAG ggtgTGGGCAGCTCTGGGAGCAG CAGAGAGGACTCGACGCTGCAGAAGCCAGAGTCTGGGTTTGTGGAGCTGGAGAAGAGACTTGGGGATTTCTCTCAGAGAAGTGCCatcctgctggagctgctgcagggatTCAAAG AGACTCTGCGACTGGAGCTGGACAGCGACATAG GTTTTCTAATTCCAAAACCTGACATGATTGCCCGGGTGGAATGGGACAAAGAACCCTGGGTGCCAGATCTTCAATGCTCtaaggagagagagatgctgagAAACATCTGCACAG caggtgaTGGGATGATGAGTGGGAACGAGGAGGAGAATCCACAGCAGGAAGGTCTCGAGCAAGTGGAACCTCACGGGACAGTATCAGGAATATCCAAAGCGAACGTTTCCCAGAGTCCTGATCTGGAAGAAGCCCATGAGAATCGGTGCAGGtcagaaaggcagcaggaaaaCTACCAAGGGAAGATGCAGGGTAAATCCACTCACCGGGGGGAAGGCTCGGAGGATCTCAATGAAACGGTGATCCAGCTGAGAATCGGCACTAAAAAGAAACAGCATGAATGTATTGAGTGCGGGAAAAAGTTCAATCACAAATCAAACCTTACTAGACATCAGAAactgcacacaggagagaaaccatTTATGTGCAGTGAttgtgggaaaaccttcactcGGAGGTCACACCTCATTTCGCACCAGACAACGCACTCAGATCAGAAACCTTATCCCTGCTGTGAGTGTGGGGACAGATTCACACGGTGCTCAAACCTTAtttcacatcagagaatccacatgggagagagaccctataaatgccccgactgtgggaaaagcttcagttcaAAATCAAACCGCACTgttcatcagagaatccacaccggAGTAAAACCTTATAAGTGTGCTGACTGTGGGGAAAGTTTCATTCAGAGCTCACACCTGTTTGTTCATCAGAGAacacacacaggagagagaccctatacatgccctgactgtgggaaaagctacaAGGCGAAGGTTGCTCTAATTTCCCATCAAAAAGTCCACAGAAGATGGGAGCTCTCACTGTGGGGCAATGGGTCTGTGCCCACCTGCAATAAACTATAA